Proteins encoded within one genomic window of Merismopedia glauca CCAP 1448/3:
- a CDS encoding FAD-dependent monooxygenase has translation MTQVVIVGAGPTGVTLALLLVKQGIKVKLVEASRNFRRIFRGEALMPSGLDALDQMGLSSVIERIPHRPLDAWEFIINGKTLFQVEEPMETGGKPCTLVSQPALLQELVAEAMTYPEFKLISGNPVQDLLKSQGRICAVHLGDGTNIPADLVIGTDGRNSVVRERANLQLKEQGQSFDVLWFKLADSPLFDSKNVFYTIVKGKSAFGLFRSSEGNLQLGWTLHPEEAFDWKQANWSEILANAAPDRLAGYFRDLGDTIERPILLSVKVGLAHKWYAPGVLILGDAAHPMSPIRAQGINVALRDAIAAANHLIPVLLQGVEVSQIDAVLARIQTEREPEIIKIQKLQSQEVLQAEILRKIPLLQRVLSQLTPIVSPAIRKSWLSRQRQLRHGVTKVKLDI, from the coding sequence ATGACTCAAGTAGTAATAGTCGGAGCCGGACCAACTGGAGTAACATTAGCACTTTTGCTAGTCAAACAGGGAATAAAGGTTAAATTAGTCGAAGCTTCTCGCAACTTCCGGCGGATATTTCGGGGTGAGGCTTTGATGCCAAGCGGCTTGGATGCCTTAGACCAAATGGGACTATCATCAGTCATAGAACGCATCCCCCATCGCCCTCTAGATGCTTGGGAATTTATTATTAATGGCAAAACCCTTTTTCAAGTCGAAGAACCGATGGAAACGGGCGGAAAACCCTGCACATTGGTATCTCAACCAGCATTACTGCAAGAATTAGTTGCAGAAGCGATGACTTACCCTGAGTTTAAATTAATCTCTGGCAATCCCGTTCAAGACTTACTCAAATCTCAAGGACGCATCTGCGCGGTACATTTAGGAGATGGGACAAATATCCCCGCAGATTTGGTTATTGGGACGGATGGGCGCAATTCTGTAGTCAGAGAACGAGCCAACTTACAACTAAAGGAGCAGGGGCAAAGTTTCGATGTCCTTTGGTTCAAATTAGCGGATAGTCCCCTGTTCGACTCAAAAAACGTTTTTTATACCATTGTCAAGGGGAAGAGCGCCTTCGGCTTATTTCGCAGTTCTGAGGGCAATCTGCAACTAGGGTGGACGTTGCACCCAGAGGAGGCTTTCGATTGGAAACAAGCCAATTGGTCGGAAATCTTAGCTAATGCTGCTCCAGATCGCTTAGCGGGGTATTTTCGCGATCTGGGAGATACTATTGAGCGACCTATTCTATTATCAGTCAAAGTAGGACTAGCTCATAAATGGTATGCCCCTGGAGTGCTAATTTTAGGGGATGCGGCTCACCCCATGTCGCCAATTCGCGCTCAAGGGATTAATGTAGCTTTAAGGGATGCGATCGCTGCTGCTAATCATTTGATACCTGTTTTGCTTCAGGGAGTGGAAGTAAGTCAAATTGATGCAGTACTAGCACGAATTCAAACCGAACGCGAACCAGAAATTATCAAAATTCAAAAGTTACAAAGTCAAGAAGTTTTACAAGCAGAAATATTGCGGAAAATTCCTTTATTGCAACGAGTATTGAGTCAATTAACACCTATTGTTAGCCCTGCAATTCGCAAGTCTTGGTTATCCAGACAGCGCCAGTTACGGCATGGAGTAACTAAAGTGAAACTAGATATTTGA